A window of Gorilla gorilla gorilla isolate KB3781 chromosome 5, NHGRI_mGorGor1-v2.1_pri, whole genome shotgun sequence genomic DNA:
GGTTCTCCCAACCTTCTTCCTGGATACTTGTGACATAATCCCACTTCTCACTCCCGTTGGGTGCCGGGTTTTTAGAGAAGCCAATCAGCGTCGCCGCGATCCCGGCACTACGATCCCGGCACTACAGTCCCGGCGCACCCACCCGCACTGAGATTCTCCCCAGACGCCGAGGATGGGGGTCATGGCTCCCCGAACCCTCCTCCTGCTGCTCTtgggggccctggccctgaccgagACCTGGGCCGGTGAGTGCGGGGTCGGGAGGGAATGGGCCTCTGCGGGGAGAAGCGAGTGGCCCGCCCGGCCCGGGGAGCCGCGCCGCGAGGAGGGTCGGGCGGGTCTTAGCCTCTCCTCGCCTCCCGGCTCCCACTCCTTGAGGTATTTCAGCACCGCAGTGTCCCAGCCCGGCCGCGGGGAGCCCCGGTTCATCGCCGTGGGCTACGTGGACGACACAG
This region includes:
- the LOC134758727 gene encoding HLA class I histocompatibility antigen, alpha chain G-like; this translates as MGVMAPRTLLLLLLGALALTETWAGECGVGREWASAGRSEWPARPGEPRREEGRAGLSLSSPPGSHSLRYFSTAVSQPGRGEPRFIAVGYVDDTEFVRFDSDSVSPRMERRAPWVEQEGLEYWDQETRNAKGHAQIYRVNLRTLLRYYNQSEAGMNSSPTMARITSP